A region of Aphanothece sacrum FPU1 DNA encodes the following proteins:
- a CDS encoding helix-turn-helix domain-containing protein: MLWNYSQLLVKFQPKVIETEAEYREYRSILIELMMKTNRSEEETVILKLIASLIKEYDQKQEQPEPAAPHEILQHLMEEHNMKQVDLVDKIGSKGVVSEVVNGKRSISKSQAKTLAEIFHVSPALFI; this comes from the coding sequence ATCTTATGGAACTATAGCCAACTCTTAGTTAAATTTCAACCTAAAGTCATTGAAACTGAAGCAGAATATCGAGAGTACAGAAGTATTCTGATTGAATTGATGATGAAGACTAATAGGAGCGAAGAAGAAACAGTGATACTAAAGTTAATTGCTTCTCTAATTAAAGAATATGATCAAAAGCAAGAGCAACCTGAACCTGCTGCTCCTCATGAAATTTTACAACATTTGATGGAGGAACATAACATGAAACAAGTTGATTTAGTTGATAAAATAGGGTCTAAAGGCGTTGTTTCAGAAGTTGTTAATGGAAAACGCTCTATTAGTAAGTCTCAAGCTAAAACTTTAGCTGAAATCTTTCATGTTTCCCCTGCATTATTTATCTGA
- a CDS encoding nucleotidyltransferase family protein has protein sequence MSLELAVGLAYLTNRKLVYYGSGEKNQSLKPIPGVYSDYISAKRKNVVSNHRIPNIFDLMDELPIELVDYLQFKEALETKKMTIHHSEVKLVNSVFVPDKIYVNPNSLSEFADGRQIFQDVNAEVLHIHQCNLGYYSRCFYSLNSSLYEIMEAVNPQKNYRDLAAEISKNLNKFNGIHIRLTDFRSFLPQRYHSDPEKILKTLRAIIPTEELFVICTDEPENKEFFSKIISEYKNHIFLDDIIVNDFSSQFKTLPFTDEVTLGLICNLVMSHSQIFAGTPGSSFTGMIHRNWLRNKIKENINPLTLDFKYITSGFEETKVAFKDGSFLETKPGLFSWNRIELPLHTETKSWYREWVESVILPHTTTIKQQKFQVNLPVNLFPIWETGKRIQQKITNLNKTTAKEIDAYDKNNENKLLLCYAHNLIDNKATDQISKLLSEDIDWKYIIQTAQQHRILPLLYHKLKNHDPGAIPESIFKELQDYFYNNTHRTLFLTQELLRLLDIFQQNNIIAIPFKGQTLAVTAYGNLSLRMFGDLDILVQKQDMLKVQELLTTDGYVLQRKNNHLTQANHKRYLNSQYVYDEWYWKTLDHNSKFGARVEIHWITNPQHTIFPLNSEDLLQNIESVSLGGVDVPSLSPETLLVVLCLNYTKDHWTQLKMICDIATLIDSHKNMNWEKVIAQANRVRRQRTLFLGLYLAHNLLDAPIPLEIWQTIQANSEIPSLAKQISQRLFANCGCDPSLVEKTLFNFRLRETLQDKLLYIIFSVAKIVEQQTNI, from the coding sequence ATGTCCTTAGAATTAGCTGTGGGATTAGCTTATCTTACTAATAGGAAGTTAGTCTATTATGGTTCTGGAGAAAAAAATCAAAGCTTAAAACCAATTCCAGGTGTCTATTCTGACTACATTTCCGCTAAGAGAAAAAATGTAGTCAGTAATCATCGAATTCCTAATATTTTTGACCTGATGGATGAACTTCCTATTGAATTAGTTGATTATCTTCAATTTAAGGAAGCGTTAGAAACCAAGAAAATGACTATCCATCACAGCGAAGTAAAACTGGTTAATTCAGTTTTTGTACCTGACAAAATATATGTTAATCCTAACTCCCTTTCTGAGTTTGCAGATGGAAGACAAATTTTTCAAGATGTAAATGCAGAAGTTTTACATATTCATCAGTGTAATCTTGGATATTACTCTAGATGTTTTTATTCCCTAAATTCATCGCTATATGAAATTATGGAAGCAGTTAACCCACAAAAAAATTATAGAGATTTAGCTGCTGAAATAAGTAAAAACTTGAATAAATTTAACGGAATTCATATCAGATTAACTGACTTTCGCAGCTTTTTACCTCAAAGATATCACTCTGATCCAGAAAAGATACTCAAGACTCTTAGAGCCATTATTCCAACTGAAGAATTGTTTGTAATTTGTACTGATGAACCTGAAAATAAAGAATTTTTTTCTAAAATTATATCTGAATACAAAAATCATATTTTCTTAGATGATATCATTGTCAATGATTTTTCTTCTCAATTTAAAACCTTACCTTTTACAGATGAAGTGACTCTAGGATTAATATGTAATTTAGTGATGAGTCATTCTCAAATTTTTGCGGGAACTCCAGGAAGCAGTTTTACTGGAATGATTCACAGAAATTGGTTGAGAAATAAGATTAAGGAAAACATCAATCCATTGACCCTAGATTTTAAATATATTACTAGCGGATTTGAAGAAACAAAAGTAGCTTTTAAAGATGGCTCTTTTTTAGAAACGAAACCAGGCTTATTTAGCTGGAATAGAATCGAATTACCGCTTCATACAGAAACAAAATCTTGGTATCGAGAATGGGTAGAATCAGTAATTTTACCCCATACAACAACGATAAAACAACAAAAATTTCAAGTAAATTTGCCTGTTAATTTATTCCCAATTTGGGAAACAGGTAAGCGTATTCAGCAAAAAATAACCAATCTTAACAAAACAACAGCAAAAGAAATTGACGCTTATGATAAAAATAATGAAAATAAGCTATTACTTTGTTATGCTCATAATTTAATAGATAATAAAGCAACCGATCAAATTAGCAAGTTACTATCAGAAGATATTGACTGGAAATATATCATCCAAACAGCACAACAACATCGAATTCTCCCACTTTTATACCACAAGTTAAAAAATCATGATCCAGGAGCTATTCCTGAATCTATCTTCAAAGAACTTCAAGATTATTTTTATAATAATACTCACCGTACATTATTTCTCACCCAAGAACTGCTCCGATTATTAGATATTTTTCAACAAAATAATATTATAGCTATTCCCTTCAAAGGACAAACCTTAGCCGTTACTGCTTATGGTAACTTATCCCTGCGAATGTTCGGAGATCTGGATATCCTCGTACAAAAACAGGATATGTTAAAAGTTCAAGAATTATTAACAACTGATGGATACGTTTTACAACGCAAAAACAATCACTTAACCCAAGCTAATCATAAACGTTATTTAAACTCTCAATATGTCTATGATGAATGGTATTGGAAAACTTTAGATCACAACAGCAAGTTTGGAGCTAGAGTAGAAATTCATTGGATAACAAACCCACAACACACTATTTTCCCCCTGAATTCTGAAGACCTTTTACAAAACATTGAATCCGTTTCATTAGGGGGTGTTGATGTCCCTAGTCTATCCCCAGAAACTCTCCTGGTTGTTCTGTGCTTAAACTATACAAAAGATCACTGGACACAACTTAAAATGATTTGTGATATTGCCACACTTATTGACAGCCATAAAAACATGAATTGGGAAAAAGTTATAGCTCAAGCTAATCGTGTAAGGAGACAACGCACTCTTTTTTTAGGTCTTTATCTTGCTCACAATTTGTTAGATGCTCCCATCCCATTAGAAATCTGGCAAACAATCCAAGCTAACTCAGAGATACCATCTTTAGCCAAACAAATCAGCCAAAGACTATTTGCTAATTGTGGCTGTGATCCTAGTTTAGTAGAAAAAACACTCTTCAATTTTAGATTGAGAGAAACCCTACAGGATAAACTTCTTTATATTATTTTTAGTGTGGCTAAGATAGTCGAACAACAGACTAATATTTAG
- a CDS encoding BrnT family toxin: MTFVSNICHYVVMGIKFNGFDWNQGNEQKCQKHGLIKSEIEAFFLGKLWVAPDVKHSDLEDRYLAVGRSSNGRPMFVAFTLRNYQGEILIRPISARYMHEREVTKYEEAFTKNED, from the coding sequence TTGACATTTGTAAGTAATATTTGTCATTATGTAGTAATGGGCATCAAATTTAATGGTTTTGATTGGAATCAAGGAAATGAGCAAAAATGTCAAAAACATGGGCTAATAAAGTCAGAAATTGAGGCCTTCTTTCTAGGAAAGCTATGGGTTGCTCCTGATGTTAAACATTCTGATTTAGAAGACCGATATCTAGCTGTTGGCCGTTCTTCTAACGGAAGACCCATGTTTGTTGCTTTTACCTTAAGAAACTATCAAGGAGAAATTTTAATTAGACCCATTAGCGCACGTTATATGCACGAAAGAGAGGTTACTAAATATGAAGAAGCATTTACCAAAAATGAAGACTGA
- a CDS encoding cupin-like domain-containing protein — protein MISYFSTFIVGTIFLITGLIKAFSSKDFITQNYRYGLFYSPIVPYIAIAFIGLETALGVALIVYEFPQWIIPSSIFLLVALTILNYWSTSTGRTEDCGCYGGVVIITPQQSLLLNLGYILLLIIAWLNPIPNHHTETWQWILTLIVMVSASTFGWQSQQQPIFNFSRLKEGNRWKPSWLKNSPYDLQEGSYFIVFLSQTCGYCKRWIPFLNMMQTQKKLPQVLGILSINDEAIETFKTEQRARFPVVSMDKLLFSYMADAFPTAVLVENGKIVSKWIGEIPPEFLDKIKQSYEGAIVGKSTTVKQPEYATVGTSQSSNVATLTESSITPQKFSESSFFERLRNKSIEIERRNSLSGEDFYVNYYAKNKPVIITDMITEWPALSLWTPNYLKANYGDTEVEIMANRNSDDQYEINMENHKKKIQLGDYVNIVVNQGENNDYYMVANNRNLETGELARLLEDIIMPPEYLDKSNSSGKVFFWFGSAGTITPLHYDEVPLMMAQIYGRKRWQIIPPIYTPFLYNHVGVFSEVDCDKPDYDKYPLFENVKVIEVVLEPGEIIFVPSGWWHQVKALDISISLSFTNFVFSQKNLCQ, from the coding sequence ATGATTTCATATTTCAGCACCTTTATTGTCGGTACAATCTTCCTTATAACCGGCCTCATCAAAGCCTTCAGTTCCAAAGATTTCATCACCCAAAACTATCGTTATGGGCTTTTTTATTCTCCGATTGTCCCCTACATAGCCATTGCTTTTATTGGCTTAGAAACCGCCTTGGGAGTTGCCCTAATTGTGTATGAATTCCCCCAATGGATAATCCCTAGCTCAATCTTTTTGCTAGTAGCATTAACCATTCTCAACTATTGGTCAACTTCCACAGGAAGAACAGAAGATTGTGGTTGTTATGGGGGAGTTGTCATAATTACTCCTCAACAAAGTCTACTATTAAATCTAGGCTATATCCTCTTACTTATTATTGCTTGGCTGAATCCTATCCCCAACCATCACACAGAAACCTGGCAATGGATACTAACCTTAATTGTTATGGTATCTGCTAGTACCTTTGGTTGGCAGTCTCAACAGCAACCAATTTTTAACTTTTCTCGTCTTAAAGAAGGCAATCGCTGGAAACCAAGCTGGTTAAAAAATAGCCCCTACGATTTACAAGAAGGCTCTTACTTTATCGTCTTTCTCAGTCAAACCTGCGGCTACTGTAAGCGATGGATTCCTTTTTTGAATATGATGCAAACACAGAAAAAATTACCCCAAGTTCTGGGAATTTTATCCATAAATGATGAAGCCATAGAAACCTTTAAAACCGAACAAAGAGCGCGATTTCCTGTTGTTTCGATGGATAAGTTACTTTTTAGTTATATGGCTGATGCTTTCCCCACAGCAGTATTAGTGGAAAATGGGAAAATTGTCAGTAAATGGATTGGGGAAATTCCGCCAGAGTTTCTTGATAAAATTAAACAATCCTATGAAGGAGCAATTGTCGGAAAATCGACAACTGTTAAACAACCAGAATATGCTACTGTGGGAACATCTCAATCCTCGAATGTCGCTACTTTAACAGAATCTTCTATTACTCCTCAAAAATTTTCGGAAAGTAGTTTTTTTGAGAGATTAAGAAATAAATCTATCGAAATAGAGCGGAGAAATAGCCTTTCTGGAGAAGATTTTTATGTAAACTATTATGCCAAAAACAAGCCTGTCATCATCACCGATATGATCACTGAATGGCCTGCCTTATCTTTGTGGACTCCCAATTATCTAAAAGCCAATTATGGAGATACAGAGGTTGAAATAATGGCTAATAGAAATTCAGATGATCAATATGAAATTAACATGGAGAATCATAAAAAGAAAATCCAACTTGGAGATTATGTCAATATAGTCGTTAATCAAGGAGAAAATAACGACTACTATATGGTTGCTAACAACAGAAATTTGGAAACAGGTGAATTAGCAAGATTATTAGAAGATATTATCATGCCTCCTGAATATCTAGATAAGTCTAATAGTTCTGGTAAAGTCTTTTTTTGGTTTGGTTCTGCTGGTACTATTACCCCTTTACACTATGACGAAGTTCCTCTCATGATGGCACAAATATATGGTCGCAAACGATGGCAAATTATTCCACCGATTTATACACCTTTCTTATACAACCATGTTGGTGTTTTTAGCGAAGTTGACTGTGATAAACCAGACTATGATAAATATCCTCTGTTTGAAAATGTAAAGGTCATAGAAGTTGTTCTAGAACCAGGAGAAATTATTTTTGTTCCATCTGGATGGTGGCATCAAGTCAAGGCTTTAGACATCAGCATTTCTCTGTCTTTTACTAATTTTGTTTTTTCCCAAAAAAATCTCTGTCAATAA
- a CDS encoding Uma2 family endonuclease, translating to MLQYYDPRSCLPSAEDLPDSDDTPVDNQLQHLIPGLLEVVLALIWSEKMNWFFGVDMGVYYDPNQPAIVPDGFLSIGVPRIIDEDLRLSYVLWEEQKLPIFVLEVVSQTRRGEYSTKKKFYAEMGILYYVIYNPLRKRKPRLEVYKLNNGQYILQSGEVIWLPELELGIGKELGSYQGIYREWLYWYDLTGKRYEIPEERIKNLGQQLDQERQEKEELAALLKQYQSRFGNLE from the coding sequence ATGTTACAATATTACGATCCTCGCTCCTGTTTACCCTCTGCTGAAGATTTACCTGATTCTGATGATACCCCTGTGGATAATCAATTACAACATTTAATTCCTGGATTGCTTGAAGTTGTTCTGGCCTTGATTTGGTCAGAAAAAATGAATTGGTTTTTTGGGGTTGATATGGGAGTTTATTATGATCCTAATCAACCTGCTATTGTCCCTGATGGATTTTTAAGTATTGGGGTTCCCCGTATTATTGATGAAGATTTACGCTTATCCTATGTGTTGTGGGAAGAACAAAAACTTCCTATTTTTGTCTTAGAAGTGGTATCTCAAACAAGACGGGGAGAATATAGCACGAAGAAAAAATTTTATGCTGAAATGGGAATTTTATACTATGTTATTTATAATCCCTTACGCAAAAGAAAACCCCGTTTAGAAGTCTATAAACTCAACAATGGACAGTATATATTACAATCAGGTGAAGTCATTTGGTTGCCAGAATTAGAATTAGGAATAGGCAAAGAATTAGGAAGTTATCAAGGAATTTATCGAGAATGGTTATATTGGTATGATCTCACAGGTAAACGTTATGAAATTCCTGAAGAACGTATTAAAAATTTAGGTCAACAACTCGATCAAGAACGTCAAGAAAAAGAAGAATTAGCTGCTTTACTTAAACAATATCAATCACGGTTTGGTAATTTAGAATAA
- a CDS encoding CopG family antitoxin, whose amino-acid sequence MKTDQDVENLLEQDLSDYLNKENFSSVNFELVPKNESVTIEMSSQLLEKVKEVAKQKGINYHIFIKEAVEQALQ is encoded by the coding sequence ATGAAGACTGATCAAGATGTGGAAAACTTACTAGAACAAGATCTTTCTGATTACTTAAATAAAGAAAACTTTTCTTCTGTAAATTTTGAATTAGTTCCCAAAAATGAAAGTGTTACTATTGAAATGTCTTCTCAACTTTTAGAGAAAGTTAAAGAAGTTGCAAAACAAAAGGGAATTAATTATCATATTTTTATTAAAGAAGCTGTTGAACAAGCTTTACAATAA
- a CDS encoding PqqD family protein: protein MIPVARTTNILITEVDNEVMIYDRERDACHCLNPIATKVYYYADGRNTVDDIATFLEQELDLSEDVDIRGLIWLALEELERCHLIQEYVREPIADEVGVSRRKVLGKTAKLAGAAAIGALFPMIQSVIAPKPAFAASTLTPNPTPNPTPNPTPTPTPTPTPTPKPTGRCQQSNGKCYSDPTDPCTGTCQSGLLGSNCTCV, encoded by the coding sequence ATGATACCAGTTGCTAGAACTACAAACATCCTGATTACAGAAGTAGATAATGAGGTAATGATTTATGACCGTGAAAGGGATGCCTGTCATTGTCTTAATCCTATAGCTACCAAGGTCTATTATTATGCTGATGGTCGGAATACAGTAGATGATATTGCTACTTTTCTAGAACAAGAGTTGGACTTATCCGAAGATGTAGATATTCGTGGCTTGATCTGGTTAGCTTTAGAGGAGTTAGAACGATGTCATCTGATTCAAGAGTATGTCAGGGAACCTATTGCTGATGAGGTGGGGGTTTCTCGGCGTAAGGTATTAGGAAAAACAGCAAAGTTGGCAGGAGCAGCAGCAATTGGGGCTTTATTTCCGATGATTCAGTCAGTAATTGCACCAAAACCAGCATTCGCCGCATCAACACTAACACCTAATCCAACACCTAATCCAACACCTAATCCAACACCAACACCAACACCAACGCCAACACCTACGCCAAAACCTACAGGTAGGTGTCAACAGAGCAATGGTAAGTGTTACTCAGATCCAACTGATCCATGTACAGGCACATGTCAAAGTGGATTATTAGGCTCTAATTGCACTTGCGTTTGA
- the thrS gene encoding threonine--tRNA ligase, whose protein sequence is MDKQSASPEVSQQQPIKLPRTSESEQLKRIRHTTSHVMAMAVQKLFPKAQVTIGPWTETGFYYDFDVPEPFTEQDLKAIKKEMIKIINRKLPVIREEVTPEEAKKRITELQEPYKLEILEGLTPPITLYHLGEQWWDLCAGPHVETTGDLNPKAFDLESVAGAYWRGDETKAQLQRIYGTAWETPEQLAEHKRRKEEALKRDHRKLGKELGLFIFADPVGPGLPLWTPKGTIIRSTLEDFLKKEQFKRGYLQVVTPHIGRVDLFKISGHWQNYKEDMFPMMAENEEAKVQEIGFALKPMNCPFHIQIYKSELRSYRELPMRLAEFGTVYRYEQSGELGGLTRVRGFTVDDSHLFVTPDQLDDEFLSVVDLILSVFKSLQLTNFKARLSFRDPTSDKYIGSDEAWEKSQNAIRRAVQTLDMNYFEAEGEAAFYGPKLDFIFQDALEREWQLGTVQVDYNLPQRFELEYVAEDGTRQRPVMIHRAPFGSLERLIGILIEEYAGDFPLWLSPIQVRLFPVSDTQLDYAKEVARKMLLLGIRAEVDTSGERLAKMIRNGEKEKIPVMAVVGAKEVESNSLSIRTRASGELGIMTVDEVIEKLTDTITNHSNF, encoded by the coding sequence ATGGATAAACAGTCTGCCTCCCCGGAAGTATCCCAACAACAACCCATCAAATTACCCCGTACCAGCGAATCTGAGCAATTAAAGCGTATTCGTCACACCACCTCCCATGTCATGGCCATGGCGGTACAAAAACTCTTTCCTAAAGCGCAAGTTACCATTGGCCCTTGGACAGAAACTGGCTTTTATTATGATTTTGATGTGCCTGAACCCTTCACTGAACAAGACTTAAAAGCCATCAAAAAAGAAATGATTAAAATTATTAATCGTAAACTTCCCGTTATCCGAGAAGAAGTTACCCCTGAAGAAGCAAAAAAACGCATTACAGAGCTTCAAGAACCCTATAAACTGGAAATCCTGGAAGGTTTAACCCCCCCTATCACCCTCTATCATTTAGGGGAACAATGGTGGGATTTATGCGCGGGGCCCCACGTTGAAACTACTGGCGACTTAAACCCCAAAGCCTTTGACTTAGAAAGTGTTGCGGGGGCATATTGGCGAGGTGATGAAACCAAAGCCCAACTACAACGTATTTATGGTACTGCTTGGGAAACCCCCGAACAGTTGGCCGAACATAAACGACGCAAGGAAGAAGCGTTAAAGCGCGACCACCGCAAATTAGGCAAGGAATTAGGCTTATTTATCTTTGCTGACCCTGTTGGCCCTGGTTTACCTCTATGGACTCCCAAGGGAACCATTATTCGCTCTACTTTAGAAGATTTTCTCAAAAAAGAACAATTCAAACGGGGTTATCTTCAGGTGGTGACTCCCCATATTGGTAGAGTTGATTTGTTTAAAATTTCTGGCCACTGGCAAAATTATAAGGAAGATATGTTCCCGATGATGGCCGAAAATGAGGAAGCAAAAGTTCAAGAAATTGGCTTTGCTTTGAAACCGATGAACTGTCCTTTTCACATCCAAATTTATAAGAGTGAGTTACGATCTTATCGGGAATTACCAATGAGATTAGCAGAGTTCGGCACGGTTTATCGTTATGAACAATCAGGAGAATTAGGGGGTTTAACTCGTGTTCGGGGATTTACTGTTGATGACTCCCATTTATTTGTCACTCCTGATCAATTAGATGATGAATTTCTCAGTGTTGTGGATTTAATTCTCTCAGTCTTTAAGAGTTTACAACTGACTAATTTTAAGGCAAGATTGAGTTTTCGTGATCCCACTTCTGATAAATATATTGGGTCTGATGAAGCTTGGGAAAAGTCACAAAATGCAATTCGTCGGGCAGTTCAAACTTTAGATATGAACTATTTTGAAGCAGAAGGAGAAGCGGCATTTTATGGACCAAAATTAGACTTTATTTTCCAAGATGCGTTAGAAAGGGAATGGCAGTTAGGAACGGTTCAAGTTGATTATAATTTGCCTCAACGCTTTGAATTAGAATATGTGGCAGAAGATGGCACTCGTCAACGGCCAGTTATGATTCATCGTGCGCCTTTTGGTTCTTTAGAACGATTAATTGGTATTCTAATTGAGGAATATGCGGGAGATTTTCCCTTGTGGTTGTCTCCTATTCAAGTACGTCTTTTTCCTGTGAGTGATACTCAGTTAGATTATGCTAAAGAAGTGGCGCGAAAAATGCTCTTATTAGGCATTCGGGCTGAAGTTGATACTTCTGGTGAAAGACTGGCTAAAATGATTCGTAATGGGGAGAAAGAAAAGATTCCTGTTATGGCAGTTGTTGGGGCCAAAGAAGTCGAGTCTAATAGTTTAAGTATTCGGACTCGTGCATCAGGAGAATTAGGAATAATGACTGTTGATGAAGTGATAGAAAAGTTAACCGATACTATCACGAATCATAGCAATTTTTAG
- a CDS encoding PqqD family protein — protein sequence MIPVARTTNILITEVDNEVMIYDRERDACHCLNPIATKVYYYADGRNTVDDIATFLEQELDLSEDVDIRGLIWLALEELERCHLIQEYVREPIADEVGVSRRKVLGKTAKLAGAAAIGALFPMIQSVIAPKPAFAASTPTPNPTPNPTPTPTPTPTPTPCDGRACSPGSDVAPCDPGCTCIYVPLTSFGVCK from the coding sequence ATGATACCAGTTGCTAGAACTACAAACATCCTGATTACAGAAGTAGATAATGAGGTAATGATTTATGACCGTGAAAGGGATGCCTGTCATTGTCTTAATCCTATAGCTACCAAGGTTTATTATTATGCTGATGGTCGGAATACAGTAGATGATATTGCTACTTTTCTAGAACAAGAGTTGGACTTATCCGAAGATGTAGATATTCGTGGCTTGATCTGGTTAGCTTTAGAGGAGTTAGAACGATGTCATCTGATTCAAGAGTATGTCAGGGAACCTATTGCTGATGAGGTGGGGGTTTCTCGACGTAAGGTATTGGGGAAAACAGCAAAGTTGGCAGGAGCAGCAGCAATTGGGGCTTTATTTCCGATGATTCAGTCAGTAATTGCACCAAAACCAGCATTCGCAGCATCAACACCAACACCTAATCCAACACCTAATCCAACACCAACCCCAACCCCAACCCCAACTCCAACCCCATGTGACGGGAGGGCATGTTCACCTGGTAGTGACGTAGCACCTTGTGATCCTGGCTGCACTTGTATTTACGTGCCTTTGACATCATTTGGAGTTTGTAAATAG
- a CDS encoding UDP-N-acetylmuramoyl-tripeptide--D-alanyl-D-alanine ligase encodes MLLSISLSNLVQVLGNNLNQCININDNLSVCGINTDSRLIRPGELFIALKGENFDGHNFVAVAVNQGAISLVTERPLSVIFPTDIPQLQVKDSLKAYQQIAHWWRNQFTIPIIGVTGSVGKTTTKELIAAVLGTYGKVHKTQANYNNEIGVPKTLLALTSDHDYGVIEMAMRASGEIALLTDIVCPTIGVITNVGTAHIGRLGSEEAIAIAKCELLAQMPQGAVAILNHDNARLLDTASRVWQGETITYGLEGGDIRGELLDNQRVRVEGMIFPVPLPGRHHALNYLGALAVAKYLKLDWGFLTQGISVDVPKGRSQQYQLPNDVLLLDETYNAGLESMKAALQLLKDTPGKRHIAVLGTMKELGEKSTELHREVGSMAEKLGLDALYILVDDPEAEAIARGVTGIVTQCLGTHEELVETLIKVVKSGDRLLFKASNSVGLNRVVEQFRQQY; translated from the coding sequence ATGTTGTTGTCAATTTCTCTGAGTAATCTTGTTCAAGTTCTCGGTAATAATCTAAACCAATGTATTAATATTAATGACAATTTATCTGTTTGTGGTATTAATACAGATAGCCGTTTGATTAGGCCAGGAGAGCTTTTTATCGCTCTAAAAGGAGAAAATTTTGATGGTCATAATTTTGTTGCAGTAGCAGTTAATCAAGGGGCAATCTCTCTCGTTACTGAACGTCCTTTATCAGTAATTTTTCCTACGGATATTCCACAATTACAAGTTAAAGATTCTTTAAAGGCTTATCAACAAATTGCTCATTGGTGGCGTAATCAGTTTACAATTCCTATTATTGGTGTAACTGGTTCGGTGGGAAAAACAACCACGAAAGAACTCATTGCTGCTGTCTTAGGCACTTATGGCAAGGTTCATAAGACTCAGGCTAATTATAATAATGAAATTGGGGTTCCTAAAACTTTACTGGCTTTGACTTCTGACCATGATTATGGAGTCATTGAAATGGCCATGCGCGCATCAGGAGAAATTGCTTTGCTTACTGATATTGTTTGTCCTACGATTGGGGTAATTACTAATGTGGGAACGGCTCATATTGGTAGACTCGGTTCAGAAGAAGCGATCGCGATCGCTAAATGTGAGTTATTAGCCCAAATGCCTCAAGGGGCTGTGGCTATCTTAAATCATGATAATGCTCGGTTGCTTGATACGGCTTCTAGGGTGTGGCAGGGTGAAACTATTACTTATGGTTTGGAAGGGGGCGATATTCGTGGAGAATTGCTGGATAATCAAAGGGTACGGGTAGAAGGTATGATTTTTCCTGTTCCTTTGCCGGGCCGTCATCATGCTTTAAATTATTTGGGGGCGTTGGCAGTGGCTAAGTATTTAAAATTAGATTGGGGGTTTTTAACTCAAGGGATCTCGGTTGATGTTCCTAAAGGGCGATCACAACAATATCAGTTACCTAATGATGTTTTACTCTTGGATGAAACCTATAATGCAGGTTTAGAGTCGATGAAGGCTGCGTTACAGTTGCTTAAGGATACTCCTGGTAAGCGTCATATTGCTGTTCTCGGAACGATGAAGGAGTTAGGGGAAAAGTCCACCGAGTTACATCGGGAAGTGGGGTCAATGGCAGAAAAATTAGGGCTTGATGCCCTTTATATTTTAGTGGATGATCCTGAAGCTGAGGCGATAGCGAGAGGGGTGACGGGTATTGTAACGCAGTGTCTGGGAACTCATGAGGAATTGGTGGAAACTTTAATTAAGGTGGTTAAGTCTGGCGATCGCTTGTTGTTTAAAGCTTCTAATTCTGTGGGGTTAAACCGAGTGGTTGAACAATTTCGACAACAATATTAA